One window from the genome of Pedobacter schmidteae encodes:
- a CDS encoding aldehyde dehydrogenase family protein: protein MNINNILSKLGVESDNLGTSTGIKWLTTKGETITSYSPVNGQLIARVQSTDAEAYEVVMQQAQQAFLQWRAVPAPKRGEMVRQFGDALRLHKADLGALVSFEMGKSLQEGMGEVQEMIDICDFAVGLSRQLYGLTMHSERPNHRMYEQWHPMGVVSIISAFNFPVAVWAWNTALAWVCGNVCVWKPSSKTPLCAVACQHIMAKVLKANDLSEGICSLVTGNAIGNLMNNDKRIPLISFTGSTRVGRMVSAAVAGRFGKTILELGGNNAIIISASADLEMSVIGAVFGAVGTAGQRCTSTRRLIIHESVYDNFTAKLSKAYGQIKIGDPLDENNHMGPLIDKDAVNAYLSSIEKVKQQGGKFLVEGGVLSGAGLESGCYVKPCIAEVKNHYEIVQEETFAPILYVMKYSTIEEAIQMQNDVPQGLSSAIMTLNLREAEQFLSASGSDCGIANVNIGTSGAEIGGAFGGEKETGGGRESGSDAWKGYMRRQTNTINYSNTLPLAQGIKFDL from the coding sequence ATGAACATCAACAATATATTAAGTAAGCTGGGTGTAGAATCCGACAATCTGGGTACATCAACGGGTATAAAATGGTTAACTACCAAAGGCGAAACCATTACTTCATATTCGCCGGTTAATGGACAACTAATTGCCCGTGTACAGAGCACAGATGCGGAAGCTTATGAAGTGGTAATGCAGCAGGCACAACAAGCCTTTTTGCAGTGGCGGGCGGTACCTGCGCCAAAGCGTGGTGAAATGGTACGTCAGTTTGGCGATGCCCTCCGTTTGCATAAAGCCGATTTGGGTGCTTTGGTATCTTTTGAGATGGGCAAAAGCTTGCAGGAAGGAATGGGCGAGGTGCAGGAGATGATTGATATCTGCGATTTTGCTGTTGGATTGTCGCGTCAGCTTTATGGTTTAACTATGCATTCTGAAAGGCCAAACCACCGTATGTACGAGCAATGGCACCCAATGGGCGTGGTCAGTATCATTTCGGCATTCAACTTCCCTGTAGCAGTTTGGGCCTGGAATACAGCCCTGGCATGGGTTTGTGGTAATGTATGTGTATGGAAACCTTCTTCAAAAACACCACTTTGCGCGGTAGCTTGTCAGCACATCATGGCAAAAGTATTGAAAGCAAACGATCTGTCGGAAGGTATCTGTAGCTTGGTTACAGGCAATGCTATTGGTAACTTGATGAACAATGATAAGCGCATACCGCTGATCTCATTTACAGGATCAACCAGGGTTGGTCGTATGGTTTCGGCTGCTGTTGCCGGTAGGTTTGGTAAAACTATATTAGAACTCGGAGGCAATAACGCCATTATTATTTCGGCCAGTGCCGATCTGGAAATGTCGGTAATAGGTGCTGTTTTTGGTGCTGTAGGTACTGCCGGACAGCGTTGTACTTCTACACGTCGCTTAATCATTCATGAAAGTGTATATGATAACTTCACTGCAAAATTATCAAAAGCATACGGACAGATTAAAATAGGCGACCCATTGGATGAAAATAACCATATGGGGCCACTGATTGATAAAGATGCAGTGAACGCCTATCTGAGTAGCATTGAAAAGGTAAAACAGCAAGGTGGAAAATTTTTGGTTGAAGGAGGTGTGCTTAGTGGTGCCGGATTGGAGTCGGGCTGTTATGTAAAACCTTGTATTGCCGAAGTAAAAAATCATTACGAAATAGTGCAGGAAGAAACCTTTGCGCCTATATTATATGTCATGAAATATAGCACTATTGAAGAAGCTATACAGATGCAAAACGATGTTCCACAAGGACTCTCTTCTGCTATTATGACGTTGAACCTGCGTGAAGCAGAACAGTTTTTATCGGCATCGGGTTCCGACTGTGGTATTGCCAATGTGAATATTGGTACTTCGGGAGCCGAAATTGGCGGTGCTTTTGGTGGTGAGAAAGAAACAGGCGGTGGTCGTGAAAGCGGATCAGATGCCTGGAAAGGTTATATGCGCAGGCAAACCAATACCATTAACTATTCAAATACGCTGCCATTGGCACAAGGCATAAAATTTGACCTATAA